From Granulicella sp. WH15, the proteins below share one genomic window:
- a CDS encoding rhodanese-like domain-containing protein, which translates to MLDPEITVEAYNQLRQQPSAPLLLDVREPWEVATASIPGAVNIPMGEITSRAHTELDPDQPIVVLCHHGARSLSVTMWLRNQGFDHAQSLAGGIDHWSRVIDPSVPLY; encoded by the coding sequence ATGCTTGATCCAGAGATCACCGTCGAAGCCTACAACCAGTTACGCCAACAGCCCTCCGCACCGCTCCTCTTGGACGTCCGCGAGCCCTGGGAGGTAGCCACAGCCTCAATCCCCGGCGCAGTCAACATCCCCATGGGCGAGATCACCAGCCGTGCCCACACCGAGCTGGACCCCGATCAACCCATCGTGGTTCTCTGCCACCACGGCGCGCGCTCGCTCTCGGTGACGATGTGGCTTCGCAACCAGGGCTTCGACCACGCCCAGTCGCTCGCCGGAGGCATCGATCACTGGTCCCGCGTCATCGACCCCAGCGTCCCCCTCTACTAG
- a CDS encoding sigma-54 dependent transcriptional regulator, with protein MQEKVLIVEDELHARTGLAELVESWGYRAESAADGVEGLEKVQQWNPAIVVTDLKMPRMDGMQLLGRISEMQERVAVVMLTAQGSIESAVEAMQMGAYDYLPKPVDPIRLKVILQNASRQREADVELEATRRQLRDTGVLGPLVGSSPEMRAIFSLIERVAPSNVSVLVTGESGTGKELVARSLHDLSSRRGKPFVAVNCAAIPETLIESEIFGHEKGAFTGALERRAGCFELAEEGTLLLDEIGEMPAATQAKLLRVLEDRKLRRLGSKVETPVDVRVVAATNKDPEKAVASGELRGDLYYRLNVFNIQMPPLRAHKGDIEPIAEKMIDDMNERHHCKVTGMTDALLERLKAYNWPGNVRELRNTIERATILAGTGMIGVEHLPPHFGEAGFAPPAHPERQAVEPQLALVDDRSTTVHVEVGTTVDEAEKQLILKTLLSTHNNKTRAAEILGISSKTLQNKLKEYSSAAANSES; from the coding sequence GTGCAGGAAAAAGTTTTAATTGTCGAAGACGAACTCCATGCACGAACGGGACTGGCGGAGCTGGTCGAGTCCTGGGGGTATCGGGCGGAATCCGCCGCTGATGGCGTTGAAGGGCTGGAGAAGGTGCAGCAGTGGAACCCGGCCATTGTGGTGACGGATCTTAAGATGCCGCGCATGGATGGGATGCAGCTACTGGGCCGGATCAGCGAGATGCAGGAGCGCGTGGCCGTGGTGATGCTGACGGCGCAGGGGTCGATTGAATCGGCGGTCGAGGCGATGCAGATGGGTGCTTACGACTATCTGCCGAAGCCGGTGGACCCGATTAGGCTGAAGGTGATCTTGCAGAATGCCAGCCGCCAGCGCGAGGCCGACGTGGAGCTGGAGGCTACGCGGCGGCAGCTTCGAGATACCGGCGTGTTGGGGCCGCTGGTGGGCTCGTCGCCGGAGATGCGGGCGATCTTTTCGCTGATCGAGCGTGTGGCTCCGTCGAATGTGAGCGTGCTGGTGACGGGCGAGAGCGGCACGGGCAAGGAACTGGTGGCGCGGTCGCTGCACGATCTTTCTTCGCGGCGGGGCAAGCCCTTTGTGGCGGTGAACTGCGCGGCGATACCGGAGACGCTGATCGAGAGCGAGATCTTTGGACATGAGAAGGGCGCGTTTACCGGGGCGCTCGAGCGACGGGCCGGGTGTTTTGAGCTTGCGGAGGAAGGGACGCTGCTGCTCGATGAGATCGGCGAGATGCCTGCCGCGACTCAGGCCAAGCTGCTGCGCGTGCTCGAAGACCGCAAGCTGCGGCGGCTGGGATCGAAGGTGGAGACGCCGGTGGATGTGCGGGTGGTGGCGGCTACCAATAAAGACCCGGAGAAGGCTGTCGCGAGTGGTGAGCTGCGAGGGGATCTTTACTATCGCCTGAACGTTTTTAATATCCAGATGCCGCCGCTCCGCGCGCACAAGGGAGATATCGAGCCGATCGCCGAGAAGATGATCGACGATATGAACGAGCGGCACCACTGCAAGGTGACGGGGATGACCGACGCTCTGCTGGAGCGGCTCAAGGCGTATAACTGGCCGGGTAATGTGCGTGAGTTGCGCAACACGATCGAGCGGGCGACGATTCTGGCTGGCACCGGCATGATCGGCGTGGAGCATCTGCCGCCGCACTTCGGCGAGGCGGGATTTGCGCCTCCGGCGCATCCGGAGCGGCAGGCGGTTGAGCCGCAGCTTGCTTTGGTGGACGACCGTAGCACTACGGTTCATGTCGAGGTGGGTACTACCGTGGATGAGGCGGAGAAGCAGCTTATTCTGAAGACTCTTCTCTCCACGCATAACAATAAAACCAGGGCTGCGGAGATTCTGGGCATCAGCTCGAAGACGCTTCAGAATAAGCTAAAGGAGTACTCCTCTGCCGCGGCGAACAGCGAGTCGTAA